In Alicyclobacillus macrosporangiidus CPP55, a single window of DNA contains:
- a CDS encoding cytochrome c biogenesis protein CcdA, with protein sequence MGWFVGWAAHDRWLFVGVLLAGLVSVMFAQLLGKAVVWIAEGVGVLFLVLGILMMLGNGGLSFHLGGEWNIKPGTPWSVLLYGVAYALGSLGYTLPLFSVLVLSSFHSQGVAGGLVDFMVYGLGMGLVVTVISLASTLSQQWVSKWVRTGARWMGRLSGVITLETGVYLIIYWLPSIHLGQGV encoded by the coding sequence GTGGGATGGTTTGTGGGCTGGGCTGCTCATGACCGCTGGCTATTTGTTGGTGTCCTGCTCGCCGGGCTGGTTTCGGTCATGTTCGCCCAACTTCTCGGCAAGGCGGTGGTGTGGATTGCGGAGGGCGTCGGAGTCCTCTTCCTCGTTTTGGGCATCCTGATGATGTTGGGCAACGGCGGGCTGTCGTTTCACCTGGGCGGGGAGTGGAACATCAAGCCAGGCACCCCGTGGTCCGTGTTGCTTTACGGCGTTGCGTATGCGCTGGGATCGCTGGGCTACACGCTGCCGCTGTTCTCTGTGCTCGTTCTGTCTTCATTTCACAGTCAAGGGGTGGCCGGGGGCCTCGTAGATTTCATGGTGTATGGTTTGGGAATGGGTCTCGTGGTGACGGTCATTTCCCTAGCCTCGACCCTCTCGCAGCAGTGGGTCAGCAAGTGGGTGCGGACCGGCGCCCGTTGGATGGGCCGGTTGAGCGGCGTTATCACCCTGGAGACGGGGGTGTACCTGATCATCTACTGGCTGCCATCTATCCATCTGGGGCAAGGTGTATGA
- the merA gene encoding mercury(II) reductase, with the protein MRDEKPRVRLAVHEMTCPDCERHVTEALQRAGAEDVVASFRRGEATFEIDPARLEEAKRAVANSGYAPGEAEILDGAPSVRGPIQGDGADCEYDLCIIGSGGAAFSAAIQAVSYGARVVMVERGTIGGTCVNVGCVPSKPLLRASEIHHLAAHNPFPGLHTSARPVNLQQLVGAKDELVAELRQHKYVELIGEYGFHFIRGEAHFVDPSTIEVAGRTIRARRYLIATGASPAVPDIPGLADVDYLVSTTALELKEVPRRLAVIGSGYIALELGQMFHRLGSAVTLMQRSDRLLKAYDPEVSETVSLALTLDGIRLLTGVTYRRVEQHGDLKRVHLTVNGQEQVVEADALLVATGRKPNTAALNLEAAGVRVGEQGEVLVDEYLRTSNPNVYAAGDVTMGPQFVYVAAYEGALAAENAVGGAERKVDLTVVPAVTFTSPAIATVGMTEAQARSKGYPVLTSVLPLEAVPRALVNRDTAGVIKLVADARTRKLLGVHVVAENAGDVIYAGVLAVKFGLTIEDLKSTLAPYLTMAEGLKLAALTFDKDVAKLSCCAG; encoded by the coding sequence ATGCGGGACGAAAAGCCAAGGGTTCGACTGGCCGTACACGAGATGACCTGTCCGGATTGCGAGCGACACGTCACGGAGGCCCTGCAGCGTGCGGGCGCCGAAGACGTGGTGGCGAGTTTTCGGCGGGGGGAGGCGACGTTCGAGATCGATCCCGCTCGTCTCGAGGAGGCCAAACGTGCCGTGGCCAACTCGGGGTATGCGCCTGGAGAGGCTGAAATCCTGGACGGAGCCCCGAGCGTGCGAGGGCCTATCCAAGGCGACGGCGCCGATTGCGAATACGACCTTTGCATCATCGGGTCGGGCGGGGCCGCCTTCTCTGCCGCCATCCAAGCCGTCTCGTACGGGGCCAGGGTGGTCATGGTCGAGCGGGGCACCATCGGCGGCACCTGCGTGAACGTCGGATGCGTACCGTCGAAGCCCCTGCTTCGGGCCAGCGAAATCCATCACCTGGCCGCCCACAATCCGTTTCCGGGCCTTCACACTTCGGCCCGGCCGGTCAACCTTCAACAGCTTGTCGGCGCCAAAGACGAGCTGGTGGCGGAACTGCGGCAGCACAAGTATGTCGAACTCATCGGCGAATACGGGTTCCATTTCATTCGTGGCGAGGCCCACTTCGTCGACCCGTCGACCATCGAGGTCGCCGGCCGCACGATTCGAGCCCGCCGGTATCTCATCGCCACGGGCGCATCACCCGCCGTTCCCGACATTCCAGGGCTAGCGGATGTGGATTACCTCGTCAGCACCACGGCACTGGAGTTGAAGGAGGTCCCACGGCGTCTGGCCGTGATTGGCTCCGGCTACATCGCCCTGGAGCTCGGGCAGATGTTTCACCGCCTGGGTTCAGCGGTCACGCTGATGCAGCGAAGCGACCGGCTGCTCAAAGCGTACGATCCGGAGGTCTCCGAGACCGTTTCACTCGCATTGACCCTTGATGGGATCCGCCTCCTGACGGGCGTCACGTATCGACGGGTGGAACAACACGGGGACTTGAAACGGGTTCATCTCACGGTGAACGGGCAGGAGCAGGTCGTGGAAGCCGATGCGCTGTTGGTAGCGACGGGGCGGAAACCAAACACGGCGGCGTTGAACCTGGAGGCAGCCGGGGTTCGGGTCGGCGAGCAGGGCGAGGTGCTGGTCGACGAGTATCTGCGAACGAGCAATCCGAACGTATACGCCGCCGGTGACGTCACGATGGGGCCTCAGTTCGTGTATGTGGCGGCGTACGAGGGAGCGCTTGCGGCTGAAAATGCTGTGGGTGGCGCAGAGCGGAAGGTGGACCTCACGGTGGTGCCGGCGGTGACGTTCACGTCACCCGCCATTGCCACGGTGGGGATGACCGAGGCGCAGGCAAGATCGAAGGGGTATCCGGTCCTCACCTCGGTGTTGCCGCTTGAGGCGGTGCCACGGGCGCTCGTGAACCGGGACACGGCAGGTGTGATCAAACTGGTGGCGGATGCGAGGACCCGCAAGCTGCTTGGCGTGCACGTGGTGGCGGAGAACGCCGGGGACGTGATTTACGCTGGTGTGCTCGCCGTGAAGTTTGGGCTTACGATTGAGGATCTGAAGTCGACCCTGGCGCCGTACCTGACGATGGCGGAGGGGTTGAAACTGGCGGCGCTGACATTCGACAAGGATGTGGCGAAGCTATCGTGTTGTGCGGGATAA
- a CDS encoding class I SAM-dependent methyltransferase, producing MEEQALFDEKAGSYDDFCSTPLGHFVDVVEREIVAVTAKPKQGEKVIDLGCGTGSYTYWLSDLGLSVVGVDISQKMLEVARNKREKVVTFVQADLLNLPFDNNTFDLAVCNTVLEFLQDPVAALREGLRVLKPGGRLVVGFINSSGTWAKKYSERGRKDPGSVFRHARFFSVDEVSAMLPFRPSEVRFGLYVGPDEFQDFGSAMQLERECDGQQQGAGYFVVRWDKTEP from the coding sequence ATGGAGGAACAAGCCCTTTTCGACGAGAAAGCCGGCTCATACGATGATTTTTGCAGCACTCCGCTCGGCCACTTCGTAGATGTCGTCGAACGTGAAATCGTCGCTGTGACAGCGAAGCCGAAGCAAGGGGAAAAGGTCATTGACCTTGGCTGCGGGACAGGTTCCTACACGTATTGGTTGAGTGATCTGGGACTTTCGGTTGTGGGTGTGGACATTTCACAAAAGATGTTGGAGGTTGCACGCAACAAACGGGAGAAAGTCGTCACCTTTGTGCAAGCTGATCTCCTCAACCTTCCCTTCGACAACAACACGTTTGATTTGGCAGTTTGTAACACCGTTTTGGAATTCCTTCAAGACCCGGTCGCTGCACTGCGAGAGGGGCTCCGTGTCCTAAAACCTGGTGGTCGATTGGTGGTCGGTTTCATCAATTCGTCTGGAACTTGGGCCAAAAAGTATTCGGAGCGTGGCCGAAAAGATCCTGGTAGTGTCTTTCGGCACGCTCGGTTCTTTTCGGTGGACGAAGTATCAGCTATGTTACCCTTTCGTCCGTCCGAGGTTCGGTTTGGATTGTATGTCGGACCAGATGAGTTTCAGGACTTTGGCTCCGCCATGCAATTGGAGCGGGAGTGTGATGGCCAACAACAGGGTGCAGGTTATTTTGTTGTTCGATGGGATAAAACTGAACCGTAA
- a CDS encoding multicopper oxidase family protein: protein MTLTLSTWGYQSNPEFDYGMQASGGMGQMMMGGGTMTSSSQGLTYFINGDIPEALAPVTVHAGEKLRLRLINASASESYWLTMDKGSFLVTHTDGNPLDTPIPVSDLYIAPAERYDIVVTPPQTGKWYLRSKIAGQETVRIPFYTQGQVSEGPPPAPSWSYTNSSADGGSLAKVDQHFVLTLSGGMMMGPSWTINGASYPNTAPLRIGKGNRVRIEMQNMSMMEHPMHLHGHSFEITSFNGRVLARPLIKDVVNLRPMERCTIEFLANNPGNRFFHCHNLQHMRDGLATVVEYADYPLPHVDKWM, encoded by the coding sequence ATGACGCTCACCCTGTCCACGTGGGGATACCAATCCAATCCCGAATTCGATTACGGGATGCAAGCAAGCGGCGGCATGGGTCAAATGATGATGGGGGGCGGGACCATGACCTCCTCCAGCCAAGGCCTCACCTATTTCATTAACGGAGATATCCCAGAAGCCCTGGCCCCTGTCACCGTACACGCAGGTGAGAAGCTTCGCCTTCGCCTCATCAACGCCAGCGCTTCCGAGTCTTACTGGTTGACCATGGACAAAGGTAGCTTCTTAGTTACCCACACCGATGGCAATCCGCTGGATACCCCTATACCCGTGAGCGATTTGTACATCGCTCCGGCGGAGCGATACGACATTGTGGTCACGCCACCGCAGACAGGAAAGTGGTATCTGCGGTCCAAAATCGCCGGTCAGGAAACTGTCCGAATTCCCTTTTATACACAAGGGCAAGTCAGTGAAGGGCCTCCGCCCGCCCCGTCATGGTCCTACACCAACTCCTCCGCCGATGGTGGTTCTTTGGCGAAGGTTGATCAACATTTTGTTTTGACGCTCAGTGGCGGGATGATGATGGGGCCAAGCTGGACCATCAACGGCGCCTCTTACCCAAACACTGCCCCGTTGCGAATAGGCAAAGGTAATCGGGTGCGCATAGAAATGCAAAACATGAGCATGATGGAGCATCCCATGCATCTGCACGGACATTCGTTTGAAATTACCAGTTTCAACGGCAGGGTCTTAGCACGGCCACTGATCAAAGATGTGGTCAATCTGCGGCCAATGGAGCGCTGCACTATCGAATTTTTAGCCAACAATCCCGGTAACCGGTTCTTTCACTGCCATAATTTACAACACATGAGAGACGGCCTGGCCACGGTGGTGGAGTACGCCGATTACCCGCTGCCGCATGTGGATAAGTGGATGTGA
- a CDS encoding SHOCT domain-containing protein — MMMNGMGMMGFGFMSLYWILSALILIAGILLVLWTIVRVVRRGSLSQNDKEHDHAVRLLKERYARGEIDREEYLQRLKDLRD; from the coding sequence ATGATGATGAATGGGATGGGCATGATGGGGTTCGGGTTCATGAGCCTGTATTGGATACTCTCCGCATTGATTTTGATTGCCGGGATCCTGCTTGTCCTCTGGACCATCGTTCGTGTGGTCAGAAGAGGATCTCTCAGTCAAAACGATAAAGAGCATGACCACGCTGTTCGACTGCTCAAAGAACGCTACGCCCGTGGTGAAATTGACCGGGAGGAATACTTGCAGCGTCTCAAAGACTTGCGAGACTAG
- a CDS encoding heavy-metal-associated domain-containing protein, whose protein sequence is MATATITIKGMTCSGCVNSVTKALKDVEGVQEASVDLQGQKATVTFDESKTTVAKLKEAIEDAGYDTE, encoded by the coding sequence ATGGCAACGGCGACCATCACTATTAAAGGCATGACGTGCAGCGGGTGTGTCAATTCCGTCACGAAGGCGCTCAAGGACGTGGAGGGTGTACAGGAGGCGAGCGTGGATCTGCAAGGACAGAAAGCCACGGTCACCTTCGACGAGTCGAAGACCACCGTGGCCAAACTGAAAGAGGCCATTGAGGACGCCGGTTACGATACAGAGTGA
- a CDS encoding multicopper oxidase domain-containing protein, whose product MGSIRMGMTKLIAPNLKFLPHRLVHGVKQFHLVAEPVEQTLVSGVIVRAWGYNGSTPGPVMVVRPGERVQVVFVNRLPTATSIHWHGLIVPNEVDGVPEIGAGPVIRPGETYVYEFVVRQAGTFMYHAHTMDAKQEMMGLAGMIVSLPRVLSTHREYVILLQEWAVQTDSGMDMAGMQMGGQPLPLTQTTGTLSMSEHPTHGEPGTQGRRFDINPMSMDFNYFTLNGKAYPDTASLRVRRGERVRIGWGTSAWTLIRCICTVMNFEWPPPMVRS is encoded by the coding sequence ATGGGGTCCATTCGCATGGGGATGACCAAACTGATTGCGCCGAATTTGAAGTTCTTGCCGCATCGCCTGGTGCACGGAGTCAAACAGTTTCACTTGGTGGCCGAGCCCGTGGAACAAACCTTGGTGAGCGGCGTGATCGTCCGAGCGTGGGGTTACAACGGCTCCACACCAGGCCCGGTGATGGTTGTGCGCCCAGGTGAGCGGGTGCAGGTCGTGTTTGTCAATCGCCTTCCAACAGCCACCTCCATCCATTGGCACGGCCTCATTGTCCCCAACGAAGTGGATGGTGTGCCGGAAATCGGGGCGGGGCCAGTCATTCGACCGGGGGAGACGTATGTGTACGAGTTTGTGGTGCGTCAAGCCGGGACATTTATGTATCATGCCCACACCATGGACGCCAAACAGGAGATGATGGGGCTTGCGGGGATGATTGTCTCGCTTCCTCGGGTGCTGTCGACCCATCGGGAGTATGTCATCCTGCTCCAAGAATGGGCAGTGCAGACGGACAGTGGCATGGACATGGCGGGCATGCAGATGGGCGGGCAGCCCCTTCCGCTGACCCAGACCACGGGTACGCTATCCATGTCTGAGCATCCGACTCACGGAGAGCCGGGGACCCAAGGGAGGCGGTTTGACATCAATCCGATGAGCATGGATTTCAACTACTTTACCCTGAACGGAAAAGCGTACCCGGACACTGCCTCGCTGCGGGTCCGACGTGGGGAGCGGGTGCGCATCGGATGGGGAACATCAGCATGGACTCTCATCCGATGCATTTGCACGGTCATGAATTTCGAGTGGCCGCCGCCGATGGTTCGGAGTTGA
- a CDS encoding multicopper oxidase domain-containing protein has protein sequence MHLHGHEFRVAAADGSELMFPWSKNTINVAPGETWDIEFDANNPGVWAFHCHKPHHTTNAHQPGMGGMFTTVTYV, from the coding sequence ATGCATTTGCACGGTCATGAATTTCGAGTGGCCGCCGCCGATGGTTCGGAGTTGATGTTCCCATGGTCGAAGAACACCATCAACGTGGCACCGGGAGAGACGTGGGACATCGAGTTTGATGCGAACAACCCGGGGGTCTGGGCGTTTCATTGTCATAAACCGCATCACACCACGAACGCACATCAGCCAGGTATGGGCGGGATGTTTACCACTGTCACCTACGTATGA
- a CDS encoding TlpA family protein disulfide reductase, whose translation MTPVEVGGLAPDIQTKELSGESFSLQSLRGKPVLLNFFTPWCQPCIEETPDLKAFAEKYRNDIHVVMIDRGDGVGLVERYVTQYRLPASVVVLLDENDKWSGPYGVTGQPETFFITAGGKVVSHLLGPLTESQMLTYAKAAGMNVKEWGRTP comes from the coding sequence ATGACACCGGTTGAGGTGGGTGGCCTCGCCCCCGACATTCAGACAAAGGAGCTTTCCGGTGAATCATTTTCACTACAGTCCCTACGAGGCAAACCCGTGCTGCTGAACTTCTTTACGCCTTGGTGCCAACCTTGTATCGAGGAGACGCCGGATTTGAAGGCGTTCGCAGAGAAATACCGCAATGACATCCACGTGGTGATGATTGACCGAGGGGATGGAGTGGGTCTCGTCGAGCGGTATGTGACGCAGTATCGTTTGCCAGCGAGCGTGGTGGTGCTGCTCGATGAGAATGACAAGTGGTCGGGCCCTTACGGCGTGACCGGTCAACCGGAGACGTTTTTCATTACGGCGGGCGGGAAGGTGGTCAGCCACCTGCTGGGACCGCTTACGGAATCCCAGATGCTCACGTACGCCAAGGCAGCAGGCATGAACGTGAAGGAATGGGGGCGGACACCCTGA